The Spinacia oleracea cultivar Varoflay chromosome 2, BTI_SOV_V1, whole genome shotgun sequence DNA segment taaatatttgtatATATAATGAAGTATAAGAAATTGTCCATGAGTACATTCATATACGATCAGATCAAACACTCAGAAAATCAAACTAGATCAAGTGAAAAGAACACAGATTCTTATTCTCTTCTTCGCCCTTGTGCCTCATTCGCTaaaacataaaaaatttaaaaaattaaccaaaaaccAAAATAGAAACCCTTTCTATAAAATGCCTACACTGTACTCATATCCTTCCCTCTAATTTCCTCGAAAACACAACCACTCTATCTCTCTCAACACTCTTCCTCGTTGCACAAACACATCTCCCACTTTTTTTTTATCGAAAGAACACCAAACCCAGAAACCCAGAAAAATGGACCACCACCTCAAATTTGTGATCAGTGCATCAGAAGCAGAAACAATGGCCAAACAACAAGGCTTTAAATCAGTCCTCAACCTCCTCCCATTCATCGCAAAATCCTCTAAAAAACTCGCCCGCCGTCCTATCTCCGGCTTCTCCGTCGCCGCCGTAGGCTTAGCTTCCGACGGCCGTATCTTCATCGGTGTAAACGTCGAATTCCCAGGATTACCCCTCCACCACTCTATCCACGCCGAGCAATTCCTCATCACCAATCTCtctctccaccaccaccaccaccaaccctATATCAAAAACGTCGTCGTCACCGCCTACCCTTGCGGACATTGCCGTCAATTCCTCCAAGAAATCAGGGATGCACCAGAAATCCAGATCTTCGTTCTAAAATCTGATAAATCGGATTGCCCAGATGATGAATTAGATCAATTTATGCCGTTATCTTACTTTCTACCTCACAGATTTGGCCCGGATGATTTACTGGATAAAGACGTTCCTCTAATTCTGGAGAATCGCGATAACAATCTGGTTCTCCTCGATCGTGAAAATAATGTTGAAAATGGTGGATTGTGTAATGGATTTTCGAAGTCTGAAGAAAGGGGGGTTGTTTTAGCAGCATTAGAGGCGGCGAATAAGTCTCACGCGCCGTACAGCGGGTGTCCGTCTGGGATGGCGTTGATCGATAAGGATGGAGTTATCTACAAGGGTAGTTACATGGAGTCTGCGGCTTATAACCCGAGTATGGGACCCGCACAAGCCGCCATTATCGCTTATATGGCGGCGGCGGCAGAAGGCGGCGAAGGTGGTGGTGATTATGAAAGGATTGTGGGTGCTGTGTTGGTTGAAGTTGAAGGTGCTGTTGTTAGACAAGAAGAGACTGTGAGATTGTTTCTGAATGCTGTTATACCAAAATGTGAATT contains these protein-coding regions:
- the LOC110793860 gene encoding cytidine deaminase 1, whose amino-acid sequence is MDHHLKFVISASEAETMAKQQGFKSVLNLLPFIAKSSKKLARRPISGFSVAAVGLASDGRIFIGVNVEFPGLPLHHSIHAEQFLITNLSLHHHHHQPYIKNVVVTAYPCGHCRQFLQEIRDAPEIQIFVLKSDKSDCPDDELDQFMPLSYFLPHRFGPDDLLDKDVPLILENRDNNLVLLDRENNVENGGLCNGFSKSEERGVVLAALEAANKSHAPYSGCPSGMALIDKDGVIYKGSYMESAAYNPSMGPAQAAIIAYMAAAAEGGEGGGDYERIVGAVLVEVEGAVVRQEETVRLFLNAVIPKCEFHVFHCQKSGSGNVIGKGNQIVQK